The nucleotide window AGAATATTCAGGAAGGCGTATTTGACGTATCTAATGAGGTAACTGTCCATTCATTTGTCGTGGGAAATTGTAGCTTATAAGAGTTGGGACGTAAtgcataatttttcttttaattacatCCTGAAAAGGGATGAGTCTGCTTTCTTTGATCTCGTTAACCATAACTAACTTACTGGATCATCCGATCGTATAAATTTGACCTTGTAGCTTCCATCTAAAGCTTGAAAATTAAGGTTTTTGTGATGTTTGCAGTCATCTGGCATCAAGGTTGGATACGGACGGCCCCAAGGTCCATCAGGCACGGGTGGAACGGTTGCTCAGAGAGGCGGATGTTGCAGCTGATTAGAACCGGCTCTGTATTATGTTCGTTGGACAGAATCTCCCAACTGTCCTGCTGCTACATTGTGAAAACATTGAATGTACAGATCTAAGTGCTTGGATagatttcatcttcttttcagGGATTCAACCGTTTTAAATGTTGAAATATTTCTTAACAGTGGTAATCCCACGTTGGAAACATCGGTTAAGGTTGTGTAACTGTTCTTTGTTTGTCTGTCTAATTTCCATAAACGAACGTGATGGCGTGGTTATTTTTCGTTATGATCCCCGATGTAACGCAATGTGAGGTCGCCGGAATGGCCGGAGGCATGTCAGTGCCGGTATTTGTACCTTAAAATTGCCTTGTTGATTAGTCGTTTCGACCTTGAAAGGATTAGCTCCTAAAATGTTTGAAATGTTGAGGAGAGTTTTCCAACTCAAGGCTCAAGCGGAAACATAAATCGTATGTGTTAATCACGTAGAACTCGAAAAGTTTCGAATCGAAACCTTACAATCCAAGAAACAATGCAAAGAGAACAAGATTCAACCATAAAAGATCCGTTATATGATTCGACTCCAAATGATGTCCTACAAGTTTACAGCTCCTCCAGTTGAGGTATGCCAATCCATGAAAATTTTGAGCACTATGAATCGCCAAATACCTGCAAACGGATCACGAAGTAACATACAGTAGTCAACCAACAGATAACATACGGTAGTCAACCAAGAAAATACGTATTATACGAGCAAGTATTAAGCGACGGATCAATAAATAACATACGGTAGTCAACCAAAAACACGATGCTTACCGATGACAGTACATCTTTAGAGAGCCGAGGTTTGGTTTTTGCATCATTATTTGCTACAGGTTTCTTCTGTCGGAACCGGCGAATTACCTGATGTTCCGGCTGGCTACTAGGGAGATCGGGATTGCCGCCTGAATCTTCTTCGATCCTTTGCCTCTGTTAGAGAAGATGAAACCGATTATGTGCAACGGACTAGCTATAGAGACTTAGAGAGAAGGTAAAATGTCAATACAAATTGGTGACAGCTGCAATAAACATATTCCTCTCCTACTTTTTCCATCAAATGAACCCTCTGCTTAGGATATAAGAAAAGTACCTTCATCAATCTTTCATCTATGGCACTCAAAGCACGGGACTTCTCAACTTTAGTGAGATAGAAATCACGCTCCTTCTTAGCAGCAGAAATTTCTAAAGCTAGTTTTTGCTCCCGAGTGGCTTTCTTGTAAGCTGCAATCAAACATTGCCGAATCAAGAACCAAGTAACGATAACGAAGCACAATGACAAACAAAAACCCAATCGTTAAGAGCCCGTACCAATCTCTTCGGTAAGATTATCCCACTTGAATTTACTCAAATACTTGATGTTCCAAAGATCATAGTAGAAAGATGATCTCTTCTTCCCACCTAAACATAACAAAACAACCACACAGTAGAAATGTTTCTGAGAAGAACAACGGGAACACGCGCGTCGATAAAACAAGCTGTAAGAAGTTTAATCCTCTAACAAAAGATTGTAATTTTCACATAATTACCTATCTGTTCACCATTTAACATATTGGCAACTCTCTTAGCAACCCTTTTGTCAGAAAATTCAACCCACCTGCATTTGCAAATAATTAGCGATTCTACGACATACCCATCTGaaaaatcagatttttaatcGAATGAAGAAAAGCAGTTTAATGCTTTTTAAGACATACCCTTCTGAAAAATTTTGCCTCTGAAATTTACCAGCTTTGATTTGAACGTGACCAGAAGAATCTTGGGGTGCAAGATAAAGCCTCTGTATCTCTCCGTACTGAGAGAGCATCTGGCGAAGCGTCGACGGATCCATGCGCGGCGGAATCCGACCCAAGTAGCAAACCCCTCGCTGCTTCTCATCCTCCCCGCCTTCCTTCATCGATTTCTTCCTCTTGTTCTTTCTTTCGATTTCCATTCCCAATTTCCCACCCTAATTCCGTTCCCTTAAATCCTAATACGCCGAAGAAGAGTGCGGCGATTCGACGGCGGTGGAGCTCTTGCTCTGCTGCTCGGTCTCTGGGActgtaactctctctctctatcttcctAAGACGGCTTCTTCTTTACG belongs to Malus sylvestris chromosome 17, drMalSylv7.2, whole genome shotgun sequence and includes:
- the LOC126611034 gene encoding pre-rRNA-processing protein esf2-like, translated to MEIERKNKRKKSMKEGGEDEKQRGVCYLGRIPPRMDPSTLRQMLSQYGEIQRLYLAPQDSSGHVQIKAGKFQRQNFSEGWVEFSDKRVAKRVANMLNGEQIGGKKRSSFYYDLWNIKYLSKFKWDNLTEEIAYKKATREQKLALEISAAKKERDFYLTKVEKSRALSAIDERLMKRQRIEEDSGGNPDLPSSQPEHQVIRRFRQKKPVANNDAKTKPRLSKDVLSSVFGDS